The Microbacterium sp. zg-Y1090 sequence GCTGCGGCGCGGTCGGCGCTGTCCTCCATGCGGTTACGGCAGGTCAGGGTGGTCGTCGGGGTCGGGGTCGATGTCGTCCTGCGACTCGACATAACGGAAGACCGCCTCGGTCGGGCCGTCGTCGTCGCCGGTGTTCTCCGGTGCGCCCTCCCGTTCGTAGACGACCTGCGTCTCGCTGTAGGGCAGGATCAGCCGGTCCATGTCGGGGTCGTCGAGGGGAAGCATCTGTCCGTCGAGCGGACCTCCGTGCATACGTGCAATAGCCATGATGTGACCTCCTGATCCGACCCTAGACCCGGGTGCCCGGGTGCTCCGCGTCGTTGCCCGGCGAGGTCGGAAATGCTAGGCGCGAGCGCCCTCCCAGCCCTGCAGCGTGCCGTCGGGCGAGGCGAAGCGCGCCATGAGCGTGCAGTCCTTGCCGCCCAGCCCTTCCGCGGCGAGCTGCTCGAGCTGCGCCAGCGCGAGCTGCGCCGCAGGCAGGTGCACACCGGTGGCCTCCCCCGCTGCCACCGCCAGCGCGGCATCCTTGCGCGCCAGGTCGACGGAGAACGTCGCATCGAAGTCGTGGTTCGCGGCTGCGGTCGGCACGACGCCCG is a genomic window containing:
- a CDS encoding response regulator yields the protein MAIARMHGGPLDGQMLPLDDPDMDRLILPYSETQVVYEREGAPENTGDDDGPTEAVFRYVESQDDIDPDPDDHPDLP